In Verrucomicrobiota bacterium, the DNA window CATCCTGTTGGCACAGTCCGCGCGCGATAGTTCCACACGCCTGCATGGTTGGTTACCCGGTGCATCGTTTTATGGTAGAGTATTTTTGCCGGTTAGGGCAACTCCTTTCCCCCTGATAATTACAAGTTTAGCCCGCCTTAACCCAGACGCCCCTTGAAAAAGTCAAAAAAACTGCTGGAATCCTCTGGCAGGACGGTTATAGTTGGTGCTTACTTTTTGAACATTAATTATGGAACCAAAAGCTGACATTGCTGTTATCGGGCTGGCCGTAATGGGTCAGAACCTGATTTTGAACATGAACGACCACGGCTTCACCGTCGTGGCCTACAACCGTACTACCTCGAAGGTGGATGATTTCCTGGCCAACGAGGCCAAGGGCACCAATATTCTGGGCGCGCATTCCGTCCCCGAGATGGTGGCGCTGCTCAAACGGCCCCGTCGCGTGATGCTGATGGTCAAGGCCGGCAAAGCGGTGGACGAGTTCATCGAACAAATCCTGCCGCACCTGGAAGCTGGCGACATCATCATTGACGGCGGCAACTCCCTCTTTGAAGACACCGCGCGCCGCACCCAGTACCTGGAAGGCAAGGGCCTGCTCTACATCGGCACCGGCGTTTCCGGTGGCGAAGAAGGCGCCCGCCGTGGTCCCTCCATCATGCCGGGCGGAAGCCCCGCCGCATGGCCCCACGTCAAAGACATCTTCCAAGCCATCTCGGCCAAAGTGGATGGTGGCGTCCCTTGCTGCGATTGGGTTGGCGAAAACGGCGCCGGGCATTATGTGAAAATGGTGCATAACGGCATTGAATACGGTGACATGCAGCTCATCTGCGAGGCGTACAACCTGATGAAGGTCGGCCTCGGTATGACCGCCGATGAAATGCACCAGGTCTTTACCGAATGGAATAAGGGGGAACTGGATTCGTATCTGGTCGAAATTACCCGCGACATTCTCGGAGTCAAGGATGCCGATGGCCAGCCGCTGGTGGACAAGATTCTCGACACCGCCGGCCAGAAAGGCACCGGCAAATGGACCGTGATGTCCTCCCAGGAGCTGGGCATTCCGGTGACGCTGATTGCCGAAGCCGTGTACGCCCGCTGCATCTCCGCGATTAAGGATCAACGCGTAATCGCCGCCAAGAAACTCAAGGGCCCCCGCCCGCTCATCAGCGCAGACGCCGCCAAAAAAGCCAAGTTCATCGAAGATATCCGCAAAGCGCTGTATGCCT includes these proteins:
- the gnd gene encoding decarboxylating NADP(+)-dependent phosphogluconate dehydrogenase produces the protein MEPKADIAVIGLAVMGQNLILNMNDHGFTVVAYNRTTSKVDDFLANEAKGTNILGAHSVPEMVALLKRPRRVMLMVKAGKAVDEFIEQILPHLEAGDIIIDGGNSLFEDTARRTQYLEGKGLLYIGTGVSGGEEGARRGPSIMPGGSPAAWPHVKDIFQAISAKVDGGVPCCDWVGENGAGHYVKMVHNGIEYGDMQLICEAYNLMKVGLGMTADEMHQVFTEWNKGELDSYLVEITRDILGVKDADGQPLVDKILDTAGQKGTGKWTVMSSQELGIPVTLIAEAVYARCISAIKDQRVIAAKKLKGPRPLISADAAKKAKFIEDIRKALYASKIVSYAQGYMLMRAAAQQYKWNLNYGGIALMWRGGCIIRSVFLGKIKEAFDKNAKLSNLMLDPFFKKAIKDSQRSWRNVVATAVKKGIPVPALSTALAFFDGFRSETLPANLLQAQRDYFGAHTYERVDKPRGEFFHTNWTGRGGNTASSTYTV